The Fusarium fujikuroi IMI 58289 draft genome, chromosome FFUJ_chr05 DNA segment GGATCTGGGATTATTGCTAGACAAGTATCTCAAGCGCGGTAGTGAATGGGTTCTCACATGATTGGGAGGGGGGACGGACTAGACCCCATGCGAAGCACTTGCACgacaagagatggatgaACTTGGGATGCAGAAGCATGAACCTTGGAACTATGGAGAGGAAACGAACTTGAACTTTTGGAATGGGAATGAAATGGGATGGAACGAATGGGTCGTTATAATGCATGGGCAAGGCGTGATGCATTCGGTTTTCTTGTTGGCCAAGTACTTAGATGTATCCCGTGTGACGGGAAAAAGGCTCGATACCCAAGCGATCTATATGTTTCACTGTTGAAGATTAGTTTTATGAAATGGGATTGGATGAATAGCATTGTGATAGGTCCCTTTGGAAGTGTGTATTGACGGGCAGACATACAGTTTGATGATGTGTACAGGTGTTATTTTGTGTGCCCTGCACTATGGCTTGTGTTTGAGTAGACAGTTTGTTTATGGCCAAGGACTTAACCTTACTTTTAAGTCTATGAGTTTTCTGCTAAATATTTCCGAAGTAACAATTGTGAGTATGTTTATTTCTGAATCCGGAATCTTAAGATGCTATCCGGCAATATCACGGAAATGGAGTACGGGACGAGGACACGGGTACGTACCTCTACCACTTCAGAAGGATTTCGTGCATCATGGGGAAATCTTCAATCTCGAATTGCGCCTCAACGACTCCACCATTGACTCTCCCTCAGCCATTGAATCGGCCTGAACCACCGCCTACCTCAAACCCTTGGCCAAATGCGCCCTAGAAAAGTCTAGATGAGCCTGGCTTGGAGCGCTGGCCGTGCCTGGAGTCGGCGATGCCTCTCACAAGCGTCCAGCTTCCTCACACCGAGGATATACGCAAACCTCCGTCGATACGCCACGAAGCCTACGCCCGCTGAACTCGAAGCCCGAATCGCCGCCATACCCATAGAACGTTACCGTAATTTCTGTATCGTGGCGCATATTGACCATGGGAAGAGTACGCTGAGCGATCGGTTGTTGGAGTACACTGGTACGATATCAGCCAGCGATGCGAATAAGCAGATTCTGGATAAGCTCGATGTTGAGCGGGAGCGAGGTATTACCGTCAAGGCGCAGACGGTGTACTATGATTCACAAGCACAACGGGCAAGATTACCTGCTTCATTTGGTTGATACACCAGGGCACGTGGACTTTAGAGCTGAAGTTACGAGATCGTATGCTAGTTGTGGTGGAGCATTGCTTCTCGTGGATGCATCGCAGGGTATTCAGGCACAGACTGTGTCAAACTTCCATCTCGCGTTTGCGCAGGATCTGGCTCTTGTTCCAGTGGTCAATAAGATTGACATGCCAGCTGCAGATGTACCGCGGGTGCTACAGCAGATGAAGGACAGTTTTGAGCTTGATCCCAAAGACGCTATTATGCTGAGCGCGAAGACGGGAAAGGGCGTACCGGATGTTTTGCCCGCTGTGATTGAGAGGATCCCTCATCCTGTTggagacgagaagaagccgctcaagatgatgttggtggACTCATGGTACGATAACTTCCGTGGTGTAGTGCTGCTGGTGAGACTATTCGACGGCACGATCAAAGCAGGCGATAACGTTGTTTCTTTGGGGACGGGGATGAAGTATACTGTTGGACAGGTTGGCATTCAGTACCCGCATGCCATACCCCAGGCGACTCTCAGCGCAGGACAAGTCGGCTACGTGTACTTCAACCCGGGCATGAAGAAGATCCAAGACGCCAAACTGGGCGACACATTCACATTCGTCGGGTCCGAAGAAAAAGTCGAGCCGTATCCTGGCTTCGAGGAGCCCAAGCCCATGGTCTTCGTGGCAGCGTTCCCCACTGATCAGAGCGACTACAGTCGTTTGGCAGATAGTATTGGGCAGCTCGTCCTCAACGACCGAAGTGTGACGCTGCAGAAGGATCACTCTGAAGCGCTCGGTGCGGGCTGGCGCTTAGGCTTCCTGGGGAGTTTGCACTGTTCTGTGTTCCAAGATCGGTTGAGGCAGGAACATGGCAAGAGTGTTATTTTGACGGAGCCGACTGTGCCGTCGAAGATTATTTGGCCTGATGGATCGGAGGAGATAGTGTCGAATCCGGCGCTGTTTCCGGAGACGAGCAATCCCAAGGTGAAGCAGTCGCAGCTATTCGAGCCGTAAGTCTGTCTAACTTGTTGAGTTGAGCGTTACTGATTGTATCTGCTAGATATGTCACTGCGACAGTCACCATGCCGGAGGAATATCTCGGTCGTGTGATTGAGCTCTGCGAAGCGAATCGTGGAGAACAGAAGAGTCTAGAGTTCTTCCATACAACACAGGTTATTCTACAATATGAGATCCCAACGGCTCAATTAGTCGATGACTTGTTTGGCAAGCTCAAGAGCGTAACGTATGTTTGTATCTCAGGTGTTTTGAGACTATACTGATGTGTTTGTAGTAAGGGATACGCGACATTGGATTATGAAGATGCCGGTTGGCGGGAGAGTAACCTCGTCAAGTTGCAGCTGTTGGTGAACAGACAGCCTGTCGATGCGATCTGCAAGGTCGTTCATTCATCGCAGGTTGACAGGCTTGGAAGACAGTGGGttaccaagttcaaggagcATGTCGATCGTCAACATTTTGGTACGTAGCCCCCCTCCAAACCCGTTTTCCATGTACTGACATTCTTCGCCAGAGGTCGTCATTCAAGCTACAGCAGGTAATCGCATCGTAGCGCGGGAAACCATCAAGCCTTTCCGTAAGGATGTTCTTGCAAAGTTGCATGCTGCCGATgtctcgagaagaaggaagctactagagaagcaaaaggagGGTAGGAAGAGGTTACGTGCTGTGGGTAATGTCATTATCGATCAGTCGGCTTTCCAGAGCTTCATGTCGAGATGAGTCTTGGATATAGTGTACTATAGTGTAACATCATGACTGGATGATAGATAAAAGATGAACTGTTCTATGACTCGAGTCCATGTATATGATCTACGTGAAGGCCTTTAACTCAACACTAAGAGCACATCCCATCTACGCCTTGACCTCAGCATCATACCCCGGATCCTCCTCCGGCAAATCAAGCCCCAGCTCAACCGGCTCCGTAAACGACAAGCCCATACCTCCCGCCGCCGTCGCCTCCCGCTGTTTAATCCCCTCGtcctcaaagtcaaagacacGATAATCACTATTAAAGAACCAATAGCCCGCAACGCCCAATCTCAAGAACCCAGCGTGGGATACCACAAAGATGAGCTTCTCAGGTCTTTTCTTCAGACCCTCTAGTGCATGCTGACCTCTGTCGAGGATGGCTTTCTTGGTGTACCAGTATCGCTCTGCGGCTGGGGATGTCTTGTCTGGCCAGAGGGGATCGACGGAGGAGAGGTTTACCTTTGGGAAGGATGGTGAGACCGAGGAGAGGGGACTTCCTGTGTCACAAGGCTTTGAAGAGTTTTCTAATGACCGTGAGTGAGTTTGGGTGTGAGAGGGGAGGATTGGGGGTTTACCTTGCCAGTCTGCGTTGCCCTCGATCTTAACACCCCGCTCAACAAGCCAGCCCAACGCAAGCATAGCAGTCTGCATCGTACGCCGCATGGGGCTGACAACGATAGCTACATCGTCTACATTATCAACCTTATCAGAGAATGTAGAGATGAGGTTCTCTCTTAGGAGAGCGCATTGCTCTTCGCCCTTTTCCGTGAGCGGAGGATCAGGCAGTGACCATTCTTGTACACATTGTCAGTGATGTATTCTAGAGATTGTGTAAAGGGAGACTTATGAGCTACATTGTGAAGAGCCTGAGCGTGGCGGATGAGCACGATAGTAGGAGCCATTACAACTGTaagtgatgatgttgaggtgAAGACGGGAGCGGTGATGGGGTCCGCTTTCGGAGAGGGCGATTGGTCATGACGACGTGAAGCTCAATTGACTTTACAACGTGCATACACCGCAACAATAGCAACAGCTCAGTATATCATAGCATGGAGATAATAATTAgagatttattattataattactcGTCTTCTATATCCAATTGCAAATGTCTATCGCTTTTATATGCATTAGATTGCCAAAAGAGCTGCGACGCCGATTATCATGCCCATTAGAGATGCGCCCTTTGACGTGGCTGCGTTGtctgttgatgatggcgcaGCGGCATCTGATGATGCTTCACCAGCTGTAGCTCGACCTTGGGCTGAGGTTGTGTCTGTGGTAGAGCTTGGATCGACCGTGGTGGACGCAGCAGcggtggtagtggtagtgtcctttgttgttgagactGTTGAAGCATCCTTTGTTGTTGACGCAGCTTCAGTGGTTGACTCAACCTCCTCCTTTGTACTCGTCTCCTTGGCTGTACTCTTCGCCTTTGTACTCGTCTTTGTCGCAGCCGTCGTGGTAGTCGTATCCTCTCCAACCCTCTCCTTCACCCACTCCGCAACATCATCAGTAAACACGTCAAAGTAATTAAGATGCGTCTCGACCTCATCACCCTTTGCACAAATCGGATCCGTCTCGACACAGTAGTTCCTGAACACATCCCCATAACTCGCCAGATTCTCCAACATGCCCGCCGGTCTAGGAAACAGTCCATCCTTTCCCTTGCCAGAGAGCACATTGTACGGCTGATCCTTGGTATGTCGCGTATCCCCAAACACCATCGCCGCGACAATCTTGCTCCCCGGTAGTGTCTTTGGACTCAGGCCCTGGAGATCAGGCTCCACGCAGTTCTGGAAGAACACGCCGCCTCCGCCGCCGAGGATGTCGCCGACGACCTGGCCGCCCTGTGAGTAGCCGCTCACGACGAGTTTGGAGTCTGGGCATTTCTTGTTGTACGCTGTGATCTGCTTGATGCCATTCTTGACACCCTCCGTGACAGAATCGCAGAACGGGTCTTCAAGAGCATTCTGGAACTGGATATCCTCATAGTCGCAGCTCTTTAAGCCACTGCAGATGGCACCGGCGAGTTTTCCCTGTCGTCCTGGGTAGGGTTCATTGTTGCCCTTTGCAAGAAAGATGTGTACGTCTTTACAGTCGTCGCGTATGCCAATGGCATTGACTGTAGTAGCAGCGATGAGTAGAAGTGTAGTAGAGCTGTGCattttgatgatggtgagagaaagaaagtaaacaaagaattaaaaaacaTGTCACGgtagaagaaaaagaatgaTAACACGAACCGAGACAAGGAACGACGTTGCCGGTCACAGAACCTGTTTCATCAGCTGAACAAGGATCCCCTGAAGACGCCCCGGGTTTTAATCTATCTCGCCCACAGCAAGAAAAATATGGGACGATCGACTTTGGGCAAATTTGCGCTGCGATAACGGGCTAATCAGGCTAATCACGACACGTCAAAAAGAATGGGGACTCGTTCGTATACTCCGTAAACGAGTCTAATTAATTGCTTTATCCACTTGAGATGTCATCCAAAGACAGTTCAGCTAGAATGATCTGATTCGATGGTGCAGAAAATGTCTCTTAAGCGAGTGTTGACTGAGTCAGTTGAGCGAGAAGCGAGGACTAGGCCAGGCCAACTTCTCACTAGACGATCTGGATCTCGTTTAGCGATAAGAGTCTGCCGAGCATGTCTTGGATCATCGCTGCCATGTTCGATCCCAAATGGAGATGGACTCACCGTAGCCTCGGGTGTCAGAAGACATAAGACACTTGGCTCTGTCTAGCCAAATAGCCCGCTGAGTTTATACAGAATTGTCAATTATTGTTTTCTTCAAGGTCAAGTGTTAAGCTCCCCCACTTCCAATAATCTAGGTAAAGTATCTTCTATGGT contains these protein-coding regions:
- a CDS encoding lepA-like elongation factor-type GTP-binding family protein — translated: MSLAWSAGRAWSRRCLSQASSFLTPRIYANLRRYATKPTPAELEARIAAIPIERYRNFCIVAHIDHGKSTLSDRLLEYTGTISASDANKQILDKLDVERERGITVKAQTVSYASCGGALLLVDASQGIQAQTVSNFHLAFAQDLALVPVVNKIDMPAADVPRVLQQMKDSFELDPKDAIMLSAKTGKGVPDVLPAVIERIPHPVGDEKKPLKMMLVDSWYDNFRGVVLLVRLFDGTIKAGDNVVSLGTGMKYTVGQVGIQYPHAIPQATLSAGQVGYVYFNPGMKKIQDAKLGDTFTFVGSEEKVEPYPGFEEPKPMVFVAAFPTDQSDYSRLADSIGQLVLNDRSVTLQKDHSEALGAGWRLGFLGSLHCSVFQDRLRQEHGKSVILTEPTVPSKIIWPDGSEEIVSNPALFPETSNPKVKQSQLFEPYVTATVTMPEEYLGRVIELCEANRGEQKSLEFFHTTQVILQYEIPTAQLVDDLFGKLKSVTKGYATLDYEDAGWRESNLVKLQLLVNRQPVDAICKVVHSSQVDRLGRQWVTKFKEHVDRQHFEVVIQATAGNRIVARETIKPFRKDVLAKLHAADVSRRRKLLEKQKEGRKRLRAVGNVIIDQSAFQSFMSR
- a CDS encoding related to acetylxylan esterase precursor, whose product is MHSSTTLLLIAATTVNAIGIRDDCKDVHIFLAKGNNEPYPGRQGKLAGAICSGLKSCDYEDIQFQNALEDPFCDSVTEGVKNGIKQITAYNKKCPDSKLVVSGYSQGGQVVGDILGGGGGVFFQNCVEPDLQGLSPKTLPGSKIVAAMVFGDTRHTKDQPYNVLSGKGKDGLFPRPAGMLENLASYGDVFRNYCVETDPICAKGDEVETHLNYFDVFTDDVAEWVKERVGEDTTTTTAATKTSTKAKSTAKETSTKEEVESTTEAASTTKDASTVSTTKDTTTTTAAASTTVDPSSTTDTTSAQGRATAGEASSDAAAPSSTDNAATSKGASLMGMIIGVAALLAI